The following proteins are encoded in a genomic region of Brachypodium distachyon strain Bd21 chromosome 1, Brachypodium_distachyon_v3.0, whole genome shotgun sequence:
- the LOC112269825 gene encoding protein ALP1-like gives MHVPVIVPVKDAVNHVGRAGYATQNVMGVCDFDMRFISVVAGWPGKFYLVDSGYPNYLAPFRGTRYHLPEYQHGTAASGRKEVFNYLHSSLKNVIERCFAVLKQRWRMLKVVPSYPPRKQARIIIACMALHNFIRDSNLYDYHFARCDADEHYMPPGHVVNTSGGSYVGSSNATMDATRDRIADALMAARE, from the exons ATGCATGTACCTGTTATCGTGCCTGTCAAAGACGCGGTTAACCATGTTGGTCGAGCTGGTTATGCAACACAGAATGTTATGGGCGTATGTGACTTTGACATGAGATTCATCTCGGTCGTGGCTGGATGGCCAG GTAAATTTTATCTCGTTGATTCTGGATACCCCAATTATCTAGCACCATTTAGAGGCACGAGGTACCATCTACCTGAGTATCAACATGGCACTGCTGCAAGTGGTAGGAAGGAAGTCTTCAATTATCTACATTCATCACTCAAAAATGTCATAGAACGATGCTTTGCCGTCTTGAAGCAAAGATGGCGCATGTTGAAAGTTGTGCCTAGCTACCCACCGAGAAAGCAAGCAAGGATTATCATTGCTTGTATGGCGTTGCACAACTTCATACGAGATAGTAATTTGTATGATTACCACTTTGCTAGATGCGATGCTGACGAGCACTACATGCCTCCCGGCCATGTCGTCAACACAAGTGGTGGGAGCTATGTGGGAAGTAGCAATGCCACAATGGACGCAACTCGTGATAGAATTGCTGATGCTCTGATGGCCGCAAGAGAGTAG
- the LOC100833633 gene encoding probable potassium transporter 9: METRKSSWRTTVLLAYQSLGVVYGDLSISPLYVYRSTFAEDITHSETNEEILGVLSFVFWTLTLVTLLKYVFIVLRAHDNGEGGTFALYSLLCRHADVSLLPNRQVADEELSTYRLERSPEVAGRSRIKELLEGHRNLKTALLVMVMIGTCMVIGDGVLTPAISVFSAVSGLELSLSKDQHEYAVIPITCAILVFLFALQHFGTHRVGFLFAPIILAWLLCMGALGVYNIIHWNPQVYQALNPNYMLTFLKKTKKSGWMSLGGILLCMTGSEAMFADLGHFSYSAIQLAFTSLVYPALILGYMGQAAYLTKHHDFDSSNQIGFYVSVPAVVRWPVLLLAILASIVGSQAIISGTFSIINQSQSLSCFPRVKVVHTSEKIHGQIYIPEINWLLMVLCIAVTVGFRDTKHMGNASGLAVITVMLVTTCLTSLVMMLCWHRPPILALAFFVFFGSVEALYFSASLIKFREGAWLPILLALILVAVMFIWHHTTIAKYSFDLHNKVTLEWLLALCDKLGMVRVPGIGLVYTDLTAGVPANFSRFVTNLPAFHRVLVFVCVKWVPVPRVPAAERYLVGRVGPPGHGSYRCIVRYGYRDVHQDVDSFETELVESLAAFIRLDALVRSSEAAGAGDEDAGGGYERQNALTVIGSNPLRQRGRRISFEDGHDGAASVEIRVESPAAVKKVRFLVESPRHGRGGETEEERMVGEELRELWEAREAGTAFIMGSSHVKAKHGSSVVRRVAIGYGYNFLRRNCRGVDVVLRVPPASLLEVGMVYVL; this comes from the exons ATGGAGACCCGAAAG AGTTCATGGCGGACGACGGTGTTGCTGGCGTACCAGAGCCTGGGGGTGGTGTACGGCGACCTGAGCATCTCGCCGCTGTACGTCTACCGGAGCACCTTCGCGGAGGACATCACGCACTCGGAGACCAACGAGGAGATCCTGGGCGTGCTCTCCTTCGTCTTCTGGACGCTCACCCTCGTCACGCTCCTCAAGTACGTCTTCATCGTCCTCCGCGCCCACGACAACGGCGAAGGCGGAACCTTCGCGCTCTACTCGCTCCTCTGCAGGCACGCCGACGTCAGCCTGCTGCCCAACAGGCAGGTGGCCGACGAGGAGCTCTCCACCTACAGGCTCGAGCGCTCGCCGGAGGTCGCCGGGCGGTCGCGCATCAAGGAGCTGCTGGAGGGGCATAGGAACCTCAAGACGGCGTTGCTTGTCATGGTCATGATCGGGACCTGCATGGTCATCGGCGACGGCGTCCTCACGCCCGCCATATCTG TGTTCTCGGCTGTTTCAGGGCTCGAGCTCTCCTTGTCCAAGGATCAGCATGAAT ACGCCGTCATTCCGATAACCTGCGCCATACTAGTATTCCTGTTCGCTCTCCAGCATTTCGGCACCCATCGCGTCGGGTTCCTCTTCGCTCCGATAATTCTAGCCTGGCTGCTCTGCATGGGCGCGCTCGGTGTGTACAACATCATCCACTGGAACCCTCAGGTTTACCAGGCACTGAACCCCAATTACATGCTCACATTCTTGAAGAAGACCAAGAAGTCCGGCTGGATGTCCCTGGGAGGAATTCTGCTTTGCATGACAG GGTCTGAAGCAATGTTTGCAGACCTTGGCCACTTCTCCTACAGTGCAATCCAG CTTGCTTTTACTTCTTTGGTTTACCCTGCACTGATCTTGGGATACATGGGTCAAGCAGCTTATTTAACTAAACACCATGACTTCGACTCAAGCAACCAAATAGGATTCTACGTCTCAGTTCCAG CGGTCGTAAGGTGGCCGGTCCTGCTGCTGGCGATCCTGGCATCGATTGTAGGAAGCCAAGCGATCATCAGCGGCACGTTCTCCATCATCAACCAGAGCCAGTCCCTGAGCTGCTTCCCCAGAGTGAAAGTGGTGCACACCTCCGAGAAGATCCACGGCCAGATCTACATCCCGGAGATCAACTGGCTGCTCATGGTGCTTTGCATCGCCGTCACCGTTGGCTTCCGCGACACCAAGCACATGGGAAACGCCTCCG GGCTGGCGGTGATCACGGTGATGCTGGTGACGACGTGCCTGACGTCTCTAGTGATGATGCTATGCTGGCACCGGCCGCCAATCCTGGCGCTCgccttcttcgtcttcttcggcTCCGTCGAGGCGCTCTACTTCTCGGCGTCGCTGATCAAGTTCCGGGAAGGCGCATGGCTCCCCATCCTGCTCGCTctcatcctcgtcgccgtcatGTTCATCTGGCACCACACCACCATCGCCAAATACTCCTTCGACCTCCACAACAAGGTGACCCTGGAGTGGCTGCTGGCGCTCTGCGACAAGCTGGGCATGGTGCGCGTGCCGGGGATCGGGCTCGTGTACACGGACCTCACCGCCGGCGTGCCGGCGAACTTCTCCCGCTTCGTCACCAACCTCCCGGCGTTCCACCGCGTGCTCGTCTTCGTCTGCGTAAAGTGGGTGCCCGTGCCCAGGGTGCCCGCGGCGGAGCGGTACCTCGTCGGCCGGGTCGGCCCGCCGGGCCATGGATCGTACCGCTGCATCGTGAGGTACGGGTACAGGGATGTCCACCAGGACGTGGATTCCTTCGAGACGGAGCTCGTGGAGAGCCTCGCGGCGTTTATCCGGCTCGACGCGCTTGTCCGGTCCAGCgaggccgccggagctggGGACGAAGACGCCGGCGGGGGTTACGAGAGGCAGAACGCACTCACGGTGATCGGCAGTAATCCTCTGAGGCAGAGGGGGAGGCGGATCAGCTTCGAGGATGGCCATGACGGGGCGGCGTCGGTGGAGATCCGCGTGGAGAGCCCGGCTGCGGTGAAGAAGGTGAGGTTCCTGGTGGAGAGCCCCCGCCATGGCCGTGGCGGcgagacggaggaggagcggatGGTGGGGGAGGAGCTGCGGGAGCTGtgggaggcgagggaggccgggACGGCGTTCATCATGGGGAGCTCGCACGTGAAGGCGAAGCACGGGTCGTCGGTGGTGAGGAGGGTGGCGATCGGGTACGGGTACAACTTCTTGCGGCGGAACTGCCGCGGGGTGGACGTcgtgctccgggtgccgccggcgtcgctgcTCGAGGTCGGCATGGTCTACGTGCTATGA
- the LOC100830701 gene encoding CBL-interacting protein kinase 2 isoform X1, producing MVEQKGNILMQKYEMGKMLGQGTFAKVYHARNIQTSQSVAIKVTDKEKVLKGGLTDQIKREISVMKLVKHPNIVQMYEVMATKTKIYFVLEHVKGGELFNKVQRGRLKEDAARKYFQQLICAVDFCHSRGVYHRDLKPENLLLDEHSNLKVSDFGLSTISECRRHDGMLHTSCGTPAYVAPEVINRKGYDGAKADIWSCGVILFVLLAGQLPFHDKNLMNMYKKIGKAEFKCPSWFSTDIRRLLLRILDPNPSTRISIEKIMENPWFRKGLDAKLLRYNLQAKDAVPVDMSLASEAMMEGKLQEEKKPTNLNAFDIISLSTGLDLSGLFEEPDKKSESKFTSTSTASTILSKIEDTAKSLRLKLTKKDGGLLKMEGSKPGRKGVMSIDAEIFEVTPSFHLVELKKANGDTLEYQKVLNQEMRPALKDIVWAWQGEQPKQPQPQQQC from the coding sequence ATGGTAGAGCAGAAGGGAAATATTCTGATGCAGAAGTACGAGATGGGGAAGATGCTTGGGCAAGGGACCTTTGCCAAGGTTTATCATGCCCGTAATATTCAGACCTCGCAGAGTGTTGCCATCAAGGTGACTGACAAAGAGAAGGTTTTGAAGGGTGGTCTCACTGATCAGATCAAAAGAGAGATTTCTGTGATGAAGTTGGTGAAGCATCCAAACATTGTTCAGATGTATGAGGTTATGGCTACCAAAACGAAGATATACTTTGTGTTGGAGCACGTGAAGGGTGGCGAGCTGTTTAACAAAGTCCAAAGAGGAAGACTCAAGGAAGATGCTGCAAGGAAGTACTTCCAACAGCTGATCTGCGCAGTTGACTTTTGTCACAGCAGGGGCGTCTATCACCGTGATCTGAAGCCAGAAAACCTTCTTCTTGATGAGCACAGCAATCTGAAAGTTTCAGATTTCGGTCTAAGTACTATTTCTGAATGTAGAAGGCATGATGGGATGCTCCATACATCCTGCGGCACGCCTGCTTATGTTGCTCCAGAAGTAATCAATAGAAAAGGCTATGATGGCGCAAAGGCTGACATATGGTCTTGCGGGGTGATCCTCTTTGTGCTTTTGGCTGGGCAACTCCCATTCCATGATAAGAATCTGATGAATATGTATAAGAAGATTGGGAAGGCAGAATTCAAATGCCCAAGTTGGTTCTCAACAGATATTCGAAGGCTTCTGCTAAGGATTCTAGATCCTAACCCCAGCACAAGGATCTcaattgaaaaaatcatggaAAATCCTTGGTTCAGGAAGGGTCTAGATGCAAAGCTGCTCAGGTATAATTTACAAGCAAAGGATGCAGTTCCTGTTGACATGAGCCTGGCTTCTGAAGCAATGATGGAGGGCAAGCtgcaagaagaaaagaagcccACCAACTTGAATGCTTTTGATATAATTTCCCTTTCAACTGGACTCGACCTCTCTGGTTTGTTTGAGGAGCCTGACAAGAAGAGCGAGTCCAAGTTCACATCCACCAGCACAGCTTCAACTATCTTATCGAAGATTGAGGACACTGCGAAGTCCTTGCGACTAAAGCTCACCAAGAAAGACGGTGGACTGTTGAAGATGGAAGGTTCCAAACCAGGAAGGAAAGGTGTTATGAGCATTGATGCTGAGATATTCGAGGTTACCCCTAGCTTTCATCTTGTGGAGCTGAAAAAGGCAAATGGTGATACTCTGGAGTACCAGAAGGTGCTGAACCAAGAGATGAGGCCAGCACTGAAGGACATAGTCTGGGCTTGGCAAGGTGAGCAACCcaagcagccgcagccgcagcaacAATGTTGA
- the LOC100830701 gene encoding CBL-interacting protein kinase 2 (The RefSeq protein has 1 substitution compared to this genomic sequence): MVEQKGNILMQKYEMGKMLGQGTFAKVYHARNIQTSQSVAIKVTDKEKVLKGGLTDQIKREISVMKLVKHPNIVQTYEVMATKTKIYFVLEHVKGGELFNKVQRGRLKEDAARKYFQQLICAVDFCHSRGVYHRDLKPENLLLDEHSNLKVSDFGLSTISECRRHDGMLHTSCGTPAYVAPEVINRKGYDGAKADIWSCGVILFVLLAGQLPFHDKNLMNMYKKIGKAEFKCPSWFSTDIRRLLLRILDPNPSTRISIEKIMENPWFRKGLDAKLLRYNLQAKDAVPVDMSLASEAMMEGKLQEEKKPTNLNAFDIISLSTGLDLSGLFEEPDKKSESKFTSTSTASTILSKIEDTAKSLRLKLTKKDGGLLKMEGSKPGRKGVMSIDAEIFEVTPSFHLVELKKANGDTLEYQKVLNQEMRPALKDIVWAWQGEQPKQPQPQQQC; the protein is encoded by the coding sequence ATGGTAGAGCAGAAGGGAAATATTCTGATGCAGAAGTACGAGATGGGGAAGATGCTTGGGCAAGGGACCTTTGCCAAGGTTTATCATGCCCGTAATATTCAGACCTCGCAGAGTGTTGCCATCAAGGTGACTGACAAAGAGAAGGTTTTGAAGGGTGGTCTCACTGATCAGATCAAAAGAGAGATTTCTGTGATGAAGTTGGTGAAGCATCCAAACATTGTTCAGATGTATGAGGTTATGGCTACCAAAACGAAGATATACTTTGTGTTGGAGCACGTGAAGGGTGGCGAGCTGTTTAACAAAGTCCAAAGAGGAAGACTCAAGGAAGATGCTGCAAGGAAGTACTTCCAACAGCTGATCTGCGCAGTTGACTTTTGTCACAGCAGGGGCGTCTATCACCGTGATCTGAAGCCAGAAAACCTTCTTCTTGATGAGCACAGCAATCTGAAAGTTTCAGATTTCGGTCTAAGTACTATTTCTGAATGTAGAAGGCATGATGGGATGCTCCATACATCCTGCGGCACGCCTGCTTATGTTGCTCCAGAAGTAATCAATAGAAAAGGCTATGATGGCGCAAAGGCTGACATATGGTCTTGCGGGGTGATCCTCTTTGTGCTTTTGGCTGGGCAACTCCCATTCCATGATAAGAATCTGATGAATATGTATAAGAAGATTGGGAAGGCAGAATTCAAATGCCCAAGTTGGTTCTCAACAGATATTCGAAGGCTTCTGCTAAGGATTCTAGATCCTAACCCCAGCACAAGGATCTcaattgaaaaaatcatggaAAATCCTTGGTTCAGGAAGGGTCTAGATGCAAAGCTGCTCAGGTATAATTTACAAGCAAAGGATGCAGTTCCTGTTGACATGAGCCTGGCTTCTGAAGCAATGATGGAGGGCAAGCtgcaagaagaaaagaagcccACCAACTTGAATGCTTTTGATATAATTTCCCTTTCAACTGGACTCGACCTCTCTGGTTTGTTTGAGGAGCCTGACAAGAAGAGCGAGTCCAAGTTCACATCCACCAGCACAGCTTCAACTATCTTATCGAAGATTGAGGACACTGCGAAGTCCTTGCGACTAAAGCTCACCAAGAAAGACGGTGGACTGTTGAAGATGGAAGGTTCCAAACCAGGAAGGAAAGGTGTTATGAGCATTGATGCTGAGATATTCGAGGTTACCCCTAGCTTTCATCTTGTGGAGCTGAAAAAGGCAAATGGTGATACTCTGGAGTACCAGAAGGTGCTGAACCAAGAGATGAGGCCAGCACTGAAGGACATAGTCTGGGCTTGGCAAGGTGAGCAACCcaagcagccgcagccgcagcaacAATGTTGA
- the LOC100833327 gene encoding CBL-interacting protein kinase 29, translated as MPPAASPVPPSAAAAAPAADDSSAANAVVVLGGRYELGAMLGRGASAKVYQARDLVNGGDVAIKSFPNPGSGGGGAIEREAAILRRLRHRHVVRLHEILGTRKKVHFVLDLASGGELFSLVDASGRMAEPLARRYFQQLISAVRYCHSRGVFHRDIKPENLLLDANGSLKVADFGLGTIISPNHSNPPQQQQHTLCGTPAYVAPEILAKQGYDPAKVDLWSCGVVLFVLAAGYLPFNDASLVNMYRKIYAGRFRCPPWFSRELRDLLRRILDPNPATRVSADGILSHPWFRGGASEGELADLMRDEDEEEEFKEEEDMMGREMTAFDILGFSPGSDLSGMFGAGPGRERVFVGEPAAKVMGRVEEVGRKAGFQVRKKEGKAGNGGGGGVVFVESGNGGVVAKVIVFRIAEEVSVVEVAKGHGDEAARFWKEWLEPAMKAPAAAL; from the coding sequence atgccgcccgccgccagccccgTCCCaccctccgcggcggcggcagccccaGCAGCAGAcgactcctccgccgccaacgccgtcgtcgtcctcggcggcaGGTACGAGCTCGGCGCCATGCTGGGCCGCGGGGCCTCGGCGAAGGTGTACCAGGCCCGCGACCTCGTCAATGGCGGCGACGTCGCCATTAAGTCGTTCCCGAACccgggctccggcggcggcggcgccatcgaGCGCGAGGCGGCGATCCTCCGGCGGCTGCGGCACCGGCACGTGGTGCGGCTCCACGAGATCCTCGGCACCCGGAAGAAGGTCCACTTCGTCCTTGACCTGGCCTCCGGCGGCGAGCTCTTCTCCCTCGTGGACGCCTCCGGCCGCATGGCGGAGCCCCTGGCCAGGCGCTACTTCCAGCAGCTGATCTCCGCCGTCCGCTACTGCCACTCCCGGGGCGTCTTCCACCGCGACATCAAGCCCGAgaacctcctcctcgacgccaATGGCAGCCTCAAGGTCGCCGACTTCGGCCTCGGCACAATAATCTCCCCCAATCACTCCAATCCcccccaacaacaacaacacacgCTGTGCGGCACCCCGGCGTACGTGGCGCCGGAGATCCTGGCGAAGCAAGGGTACGACCCGGCCAAGGTGGACCTCTGGTCCTGCGGCGTGGTGCTCTtcgtgctcgccgccggctaCCTGCCCTTCAACGACGCCAGCCTCGTCAACATGTACCGCAAGATCTACGCGGGCCGGTTCCGGTGCCCGCCGTGGTTCTCGCGGGAGCTCCGCGACCTGCTCCGCAGAATCCTCGACCCGAACCCGGCCACCCGGGTCAGCGCCGACGGGATCCTGTCCCACCCCTGGTTCCGCGGCGGGGCTAGCGAGGGCGAGCTCGCGGATCTGATGCGGGAcgaagacgaggaagaagagttcaaggaagaggaagacatGATGGGCCGGGAGATGACGGCGTTCGACATCCTGGGCTTCTCGCCGGGGTCGGATTTGTCGGGGATGTtcggggccgggccgggccgggagAGGGTGTTCGTGGGCGAGCCCGCGGCGAAGGTGATGGGACGGGTGGAGGAGGTTGGGAGGAAGGCGGGGTTCCAAgtgaggaagaaggaagggaaggctggcaatggcggcggcggtggggtggTGTTCGTGGAGTCCGGTAATGGCGGCGTTGTGGCGAAGGTGATAGTGTTTAGGATTGCGGAGGAGGTGTCCGTGGTGGAGGTGGCTAAAGGCCATGGCGATGAGGCCGCGAGGTTCTGGAAGGAGTGGCTCGAGCCGGCCATGAAGGCCCCGGCGGCAGCGCTCTGA